A part of Streptomyces sp. NBC_01210 genomic DNA contains:
- a CDS encoding amino acid adenylation domain-containing protein, with amino-acid sequence MPVECLHTIFSERVRAAPDRIALSTPEGPVSYGELAARSDRLAGRLAGLGVRPGVLVGLCERRGAEAIVAMLGILKAGGAYVPIDPGYPVARIDYLLTDSGVPIVVAAADTAEVLRGRHPAIVWVDGTEASAQPTSAVPVPEGERSEPSGSDLAYVIYTSGSTGAPKGVTVEHRNVVRLFEQTRSWFHFDHRDTWSLFHSISFDFSVWEIWGALLHGGRLVLLPETVSRSPEYLVSLLRAERVTVLNQTPSAFHQLLSVLFSLRSGAPGTEGLSLRLIIFGGERLDPRMLGPWLSRHGDRTPELVNMYGITETTVHCTYRRITAADVAHGDGTSPIGVPLPDLRLYVLDEHGKPLPDGEPGEMHVAGAGLARGYLNRPQLTAERFVPAMAGMDEERLYRTGDRAVRLADDLFYLGRTDDQLKIRGYRIEPGEIEECLARLPDVARAVAAPRDFGDGDVRLVAYLLPVRPVDPDRREASRLIAAAEQHARNELPRHLRPSRYEVVPEFPMTLQGKVNRNALGK; translated from the coding sequence ATGCCGGTGGAATGCCTCCACACAATTTTCTCCGAACGTGTCCGAGCAGCACCCGACCGGATAGCCCTCTCCACCCCGGAGGGACCGGTGTCGTACGGCGAACTCGCCGCGCGGAGCGACCGGTTGGCCGGACGGTTGGCCGGGCTCGGCGTCCGGCCGGGCGTCCTCGTCGGGCTGTGCGAGCGCCGGGGCGCGGAAGCCATCGTCGCCATGCTGGGCATCCTCAAGGCCGGTGGCGCGTACGTGCCGATCGACCCGGGATATCCGGTGGCGCGGATCGACTACCTGCTCACCGACAGCGGGGTACCGATCGTGGTGGCCGCGGCGGACACCGCGGAAGTGCTGCGCGGACGCCACCCCGCCATCGTGTGGGTCGACGGGACCGAAGCCTCCGCCCAGCCCACTTCGGCGGTGCCCGTGCCGGAGGGGGAGCGGAGCGAGCCATCGGGGAGCGACCTGGCGTACGTCATCTACACCTCCGGTTCCACCGGGGCGCCGAAGGGGGTGACCGTCGAACACCGCAACGTCGTGCGGCTCTTCGAGCAGACCCGCTCCTGGTTCCACTTCGACCACCGCGACACCTGGTCGCTGTTCCACTCCATCAGCTTCGACTTCTCGGTCTGGGAGATCTGGGGCGCCCTCCTGCACGGCGGGCGGCTGGTACTCCTGCCGGAGACCGTCTCCCGCTCGCCCGAGTACCTGGTCTCGCTGCTGCGCGCGGAGCGGGTGACCGTACTGAACCAAACCCCCTCGGCCTTCCACCAGTTGCTCAGCGTGCTCTTCTCCCTCCGCAGCGGCGCTCCGGGCACGGAGGGCCTCTCCCTGCGGCTGATCATCTTCGGCGGGGAGCGGTTGGACCCGCGGATGCTCGGCCCCTGGCTCAGCCGGCACGGCGACCGCACGCCCGAACTGGTGAACATGTACGGCATCACCGAGACCACCGTGCACTGCACGTACCGTCGGATCACCGCGGCGGACGTCGCCCACGGCGACGGAACGAGCCCGATCGGTGTGCCGCTGCCCGACCTGCGCCTGTATGTGCTCGACGAGCACGGCAAACCGCTGCCGGACGGCGAGCCGGGAGAGATGCACGTCGCCGGTGCAGGGCTCGCCCGCGGCTACCTGAACCGGCCCCAACTCACCGCGGAACGGTTCGTGCCCGCGATGGCCGGGATGGACGAGGAACGCCTCTATCGCACAGGCGACCGCGCGGTGCGGCTGGCCGACGACCTGTTCTACCTCGGCCGGACGGACGACCAGTTGAAGATCCGGGGGTACCGGATCGAACCCGGCGAGATCGAGGAATGCCTCGCCCGCCTGCCGGACGTCGCGCGGGCTGTCGCCGCGCCCCGCGACTTCGGGGACGGCGACGTGCGTCTGGTCGCCTATCTGCTGCCCGTGCGCCCGGTCGACCCGGACAGGCGGGAGGCGTCCCGGCTCATCGCGGCGGCGGAACAGCACGCAAGGAACGAGCTGCCCAGACACCTGAGGCCGTCCCGCTACGAGGTCGTCCCGGAGTTCCCCATGACCCTGCAAGGAAAGGTGAACCGCAATGCGCTTGGCAAATGA
- a CDS encoding acyl carrier protein, with protein MTVSPDAPATGIRRSVEDTVHAVLGWDAVDPAVDLFDQGITSLAFIRIVAQLNEKYDITLDVAELEEVSIEALSALVDTQTAAKDH; from the coding sequence ATGACCGTGTCGCCCGATGCGCCCGCGACAGGAATCCGCAGGTCGGTGGAGGACACCGTCCACGCGGTGCTGGGATGGGACGCCGTCGATCCCGCCGTCGACCTGTTCGACCAGGGGATTACCTCGCTGGCCTTTATCCGCATCGTCGCCCAGCTCAACGAGAAGTACGACATCACGCTCGATGTCGCGGAACTGGAGGAGGTCAGCATCGAAGCGCTGTCCGCGCTCGTCGACACACAGACCGCCGCCAAAGACCACTGA